One Oceanicoccus sagamiensis genomic region harbors:
- a CDS encoding succinate dehydrogenase iron-sulfur subunit: MLNVSIYRYNPETDAEPYMQDLEVDTGGKDLMVLDVLELIKAQDTTTAYRRSCREGVCGSDGMNINGKNGLACIMPLSEAMKGGNKLVLRPLPGLPVIRDLVVDMSLFYKQYEKVKPFLINNTPAPAIERLQSPEEREKLDGLYECILCACCSTACPSFWWNPDRFIGPSGLLQAYRFLADSRDTSTEQRLAELDDPFSVFRCHGIQNCVNVCPKGLNPTKAIGHIRNMLLTSAT, encoded by the coding sequence ATGTTAAACGTCAGTATTTATCGTTATAACCCGGAAACCGATGCCGAGCCTTATATGCAGGACTTGGAAGTCGATACCGGTGGTAAAGACTTAATGGTATTGGATGTATTGGAGCTGATTAAAGCCCAGGACACCACCACTGCCTACCGTCGTTCATGCCGTGAAGGCGTGTGTGGTTCTGATGGTATGAATATCAATGGTAAAAACGGCCTGGCTTGTATTATGCCATTATCCGAAGCCATGAAAGGCGGCAATAAGCTGGTCTTGCGTCCGTTACCGGGCCTGCCAGTTATCCGTGATCTGGTTGTAGATATGAGCTTGTTCTACAAGCAATACGAGAAGGTTAAGCCATTCCTGATTAACAACACACCAGCACCTGCGATTGAGCGTCTTCAGTCACCTGAAGAGCGTGAAAAGTTAGATGGCCTGTATGAGTGTATCCTGTGTGCCTGTTGTTCTACCGCCTGTCCTTCATTCTGGTGGAACCCGGACCGCTTTATCGGCCCTTCAGGTCTATTACAGGCTTACCGCTTTCTGGCGGATAGCCGTGATACTTCGACTGAACAGCGTTTGGCCGAGCTGGATGATCCATTCAGTGTTTTCCGTTGCCACGGTATCCAAAACTGTGTCAATGTTTGTCCTAAGGGCTTGAACCCTACCAAAGCTATCGGGCATATTCGCAATATGCTTTTAACTAGCGCAACATAA
- the sdhA gene encoding succinate dehydrogenase flavoprotein subunit, protein MMTIRTISFDGVIVGGGGAGMRSALQLSQSGYKTAVISKVFPTRSHTVSAQGGITCAIASNDPNDDWRWHMYDTVKGSDYIGDQDAIEYMCSVGPEAVYELDHMGMPFSRTEEGRIYQRPFGGQSKGPDNPTQAARTCAAADRTGHALLHTLYQGNMKNETVFFNEWYATDLVKNEDGAVTGVIAICIETGEVVHIKSKATVLATGGAGRIYASTTNAHINTGDGIGMALRAGVPVQDIEMWQFHPTGIAGAGVLVTEGCRGEGGYLVNKDGERFMERYAPNAKDLAGRDVVARSMTLEILEGRGCGPDGDHVYLKLDHLGEEVLESRLPGICELSRTFAHADPVKEPVPVVPTCHYMMGGIPTNVDGQAITIDDEGNDQIIPGLYACGEVACVSVHGANRLGGNSLLDLVVFGRSAGLHIEKSLREGIDMKDATEDEIAKAASRLTNLNKTTGGDSVAALRKELQTIMQNHFGVFRRGDYMQEGIKKLAELRPRIENAHLEDKSNAYNTARIEALELHNLFEVAEATAIAAEERKESRGAHAREDFEDRDDENWLCHSVYFPGDKRVGKRGVNFTPKTVDSFEPKVRTY, encoded by the coding sequence ATAATGACTATTAGAACTATTTCTTTTGACGGTGTAATCGTCGGCGGTGGCGGTGCAGGTATGCGCTCGGCATTGCAGCTATCCCAGTCTGGTTATAAGACTGCGGTTATCTCTAAAGTATTTCCTACTCGCTCTCATACAGTCTCTGCCCAGGGCGGTATTACCTGTGCGATTGCCTCTAACGACCCCAATGATGATTGGCGCTGGCATATGTATGACACCGTTAAGGGGTCTGATTATATTGGTGATCAGGACGCTATCGAATATATGTGTAGTGTCGGTCCTGAGGCGGTTTACGAATTAGACCATATGGGGATGCCATTTTCCCGTACCGAAGAAGGTCGTATCTACCAGCGTCCTTTCGGTGGTCAGTCTAAAGGGCCTGATAATCCAACTCAGGCTGCTCGTACTTGTGCAGCGGCTGACCGTACGGGTCACGCTCTGTTGCACACCCTGTATCAGGGCAATATGAAGAATGAAACCGTCTTCTTTAATGAGTGGTACGCAACCGACCTGGTTAAAAATGAAGACGGCGCGGTAACTGGTGTTATTGCTATCTGCATCGAAACTGGCGAAGTCGTTCATATCAAATCAAAAGCTACAGTATTGGCTACTGGCGGTGCAGGTCGTATTTACGCCTCTACTACCAATGCCCATATCAATACTGGCGACGGTATCGGTATGGCACTGCGTGCTGGCGTTCCGGTTCAGGATATTGAAATGTGGCAGTTCCACCCAACCGGTATTGCCGGCGCGGGTGTACTGGTTACTGAAGGTTGTCGCGGTGAAGGTGGCTATCTGGTGAATAAAGATGGTGAGCGCTTTATGGAGCGTTATGCACCCAATGCTAAAGATCTGGCGGGCCGTGATGTTGTTGCCCGTTCTATGACTTTAGAGATTTTAGAAGGCCGCGGTTGTGGCCCCGATGGCGATCACGTTTATTTGAAGCTTGATCATCTGGGTGAAGAAGTACTGGAAAGCCGTCTGCCGGGTATCTGTGAATTATCACGTACCTTTGCCCATGCTGACCCGGTTAAAGAGCCAGTACCTGTAGTACCAACCTGCCACTATATGATGGGCGGTATTCCAACTAACGTTGATGGTCAGGCGATTACTATTGATGACGAAGGCAATGATCAAATCATTCCTGGTCTATATGCCTGTGGTGAAGTGGCCTGTGTATCGGTACACGGTGCTAACCGTCTGGGTGGTAACTCACTGCTTGATTTGGTGGTATTTGGTCGCTCGGCGGGTTTACATATCGAGAAGTCACTGCGTGAAGGCATCGATATGAAAGATGCTACTGAAGATGAGATCGCCAAAGCGGCTTCACGTTTGACCAACCTTAACAAAACGACCGGCGGCGACAGTGTTGCTGCGTTGCGTAAAGAGCTGCAAACCATTATGCAGAACCACTTCGGCGTATTCCGTCGCGGTGACTATATGCAGGAAGGTATTAAAAAGCTGGCTGAGTTACGTCCTCGTATTGAAAATGCGCATCTTGAAGATAAGAGTAATGCCTACAATACAGCACGTATCGAAGCACTTGAGCTGCACAACTTATTTGAAGTGGCAGAAGCGACAGCGATTGCCGCGGAAGAGCGTAAAGAAAGTCGTGGTGCTCATGCCCGTGAAGATTTTGAAGATCGTGATGATGAAAATTGGCTTTGTCACTCCGTGTATTTCCCTGGGGATAAACGAGTCGGTAAGCGTGGTGTTAACTTCACTCCGAAAACCGTTGATTCATTTGAACCCAAAGTACGGACCTACTAA